In one uncultured Cohaesibacter sp. genomic region, the following are encoded:
- a CDS encoding phosphomannomutase, protein MQVKFGTSGLRGLSTELAGLPAALYMTAFCRHLLEQGLAREGDPILVARDFRPSSPEIASICYGAIQSCGLVAIDCGTLPTPALACKGLADGCASVMITGSHIPADRNGIKFYLPSGEIDKKDEEALSRWAEKLATTTKVNRTAPNASDEGATSDLFNKRIRALLPADALKGMKIGVYQHSSVGRDMLVECLASYGADVIPVGRSEAFIPVDTEAVSKDTISLLEGWAKKHSLDGLVSMDGDADRPLVADETGQPLRGDLLGLVTAKFLGAKLIVTPVTSNSGIEREFGPDVIRTMVGSPYVIAGMDEAVRDGKTDVVGFEANGGFLTATPITLEGETLTALPTRDCFLPILATLGLAAKSGKKISELAEDFHLPVAAAERVTDYAQERSASLMHYLRASRDNLASFLAPVGVPDHLSDIDGLRVTLRDGNVIHFRPSGNAPEMRCYVEARTEADADRLLTDGLDLIRAYQ, encoded by the coding sequence ATGCAGGTGAAATTCGGGACAAGCGGGCTGCGCGGACTATCTACCGAGTTGGCGGGACTGCCTGCAGCGCTCTACATGACTGCCTTCTGTCGTCACCTTCTGGAACAGGGGCTGGCGAGGGAAGGGGATCCAATCCTTGTTGCACGGGATTTCCGTCCGTCGAGCCCGGAAATTGCTTCGATCTGCTATGGTGCCATTCAAAGCTGCGGGCTTGTGGCGATCGATTGCGGTACGCTCCCAACTCCGGCCCTTGCCTGCAAGGGGCTGGCAGATGGCTGCGCCAGCGTCATGATCACCGGCTCCCATATTCCGGCTGACCGCAATGGTATCAAATTCTATCTGCCATCGGGTGAGATCGACAAGAAAGACGAAGAGGCCCTGTCTCGCTGGGCAGAAAAGCTCGCCACTACGACAAAAGTCAATCGCACCGCTCCCAATGCGTCGGACGAAGGCGCGACGAGCGATCTGTTCAACAAACGGATCAGAGCCCTTCTTCCCGCAGATGCCCTAAAGGGCATGAAAATCGGCGTCTATCAGCATTCATCGGTGGGCCGTGACATGCTGGTCGAGTGTCTGGCAAGCTATGGCGCGGACGTGATCCCGGTGGGGCGGTCTGAAGCCTTTATTCCGGTTGATACCGAGGCTGTATCGAAGGATACAATCAGCCTTCTTGAAGGTTGGGCAAAAAAACATTCCCTCGATGGGCTGGTCTCGATGGATGGCGACGCCGACCGGCCTCTCGTCGCCGACGAAACGGGGCAGCCCTTGCGAGGCGATCTCCTCGGGCTCGTCACCGCGAAATTTCTGGGAGCCAAACTCATCGTCACACCCGTCACCTCCAATTCCGGGATTGAACGGGAATTCGGCCCTGATGTCATCCGGACCATGGTCGGCTCGCCCTATGTGATTGCCGGCATGGACGAGGCTGTCCGGGACGGCAAGACAGATGTCGTGGGATTTGAAGCCAATGGTGGCTTTTTGACTGCCACTCCGATCACGCTCGAGGGCGAAACACTAACGGCCTTGCCGACGCGGGATTGTTTCCTGCCCATCCTCGCCACGCTTGGTCTCGCAGCAAAGAGCGGAAAAAAGATCTCGGAACTGGCCGAAGACTTCCATCTTCCGGTCGCAGCGGCTGAGAGAGTAACCGACTATGCTCAGGAACGCAGCGCGTCCCTGATGCACTATCTCAGAGCCTCAAGGGACAATCTCGCAAGTTTCCTTGCTCCCGTCGGCGTGCCCGATCATCTGAGCGACATTGATGGGCTGAGGGTCACCTTGCGCGACGGCAATGTCATCCACTTCCGTCCCTCGGGCAACGCACCCGAAATGCGATGCTATGTGGAGGCCCGGACAGAGGCCGATGCGGACCGGCTTCTGACTGATGGATTGGACCTCATTCGCGCCTATCAATAG
- a CDS encoding glycogen/starch/alpha-glucan phosphorylase: MNTKIFQIKLKQEILRHLKYSLGKDAGHATPYDWRMALSLAIRDMVVDPWFDSTRKTYEANAKRVYYLSMEFLIGRLVEDVTINLGFEAVARDAMHDLGQDYDAIVANEPDAALGNGGLGRLAACFLDSLSTLGIPAHGYGIRYEHGLFEQHFENGRQVETAEGWLAQRNVWEFERPEVSYPIGFGGHVSESDGRAVWHPMETVRAQAYDAPVLGWQARWCNTLRLWAAKPTRAFDLESFNRGDFLGATAPEALARTISRVLYPDDTTDIGKELRLKQEYFFTSASIQDLIRRYLSTNEDLSKLAEKAAIQLNDTHPAIAGPELIRLLSDVHGMEMNKAIKVTRECLGYTNHTLLPEALERWPEHLFARILPRHYRIIEIIQDQHLKATGSDIRIIDHGNVNMGELAFIMAHRVNGVSALHTELVKETVFGDLHKAYPDRIINETNGITPRRWLYNCNQPLRELINTTLGTEWPDDLERLERLSQYAEDAAFQEQFTAAKRKNKEDLIKWLDGKTNVTINPDAMFDVQIKRIHEYKRQLMNLFETVAYWNEIKDNPNKKWTPRVKIFGGKAAPGYAMAKQIIHLINDVATVINNDPATKDYLQIVFPANYNVTMAEVLIPAADLSEQISTAGKEASGTGNMKFALNGALTIGTLDGANVEIREHVGPENFFLFGLTASEVVERRKQPEYSRRAIEASPRLYRVLNQIASGVFSPDEQHRYGSIVQMMYESDYFLVTCDFDAYFDCQRKVDKAYKDTATWTKMAILNTANVGWFSSDRTILGYAKDIWDTKSLY, from the coding sequence ATGAATACAAAAATATTTCAAATCAAGCTGAAACAGGAAATTCTCCGTCACCTCAAATACTCGTTGGGCAAGGATGCCGGTCATGCAACTCCCTATGACTGGCGCATGGCGCTTTCCCTTGCCATTCGTGACATGGTGGTCGATCCCTGGTTCGACAGCACGAGAAAGACATATGAGGCCAACGCCAAGCGGGTCTATTATCTTTCCATGGAATTTCTGATCGGTCGTCTTGTCGAGGACGTGACCATCAACCTCGGCTTTGAGGCCGTAGCACGCGACGCCATGCATGACCTTGGTCAGGATTATGATGCCATCGTTGCCAACGAACCCGATGCGGCTTTGGGTAACGGCGGTCTCGGTCGTCTGGCGGCTTGCTTCCTCGATTCCCTTTCGACGCTTGGCATTCCGGCCCACGGTTACGGCATTCGCTATGAGCACGGCCTCTTCGAGCAGCATTTCGAGAACGGCCGTCAGGTAGAAACCGCCGAAGGGTGGCTGGCTCAGCGCAACGTCTGGGAATTTGAACGCCCCGAAGTTTCCTACCCAATCGGTTTTGGTGGTCATGTAAGCGAGAGTGATGGTCGGGCTGTCTGGCATCCGATGGAGACGGTCCGTGCTCAGGCTTATGACGCGCCGGTGCTGGGCTGGCAGGCCCGCTGGTGTAACACCTTGCGCCTTTGGGCAGCAAAACCAACCCGCGCCTTCGACCTTGAGAGCTTCAACCGAGGCGATTTCCTCGGTGCGACCGCTCCGGAAGCCCTTGCTCGTACCATTTCTCGCGTTCTCTATCCGGATGATACGACCGATATCGGTAAGGAACTGCGCCTCAAGCAGGAATATTTCTTCACCTCGGCGTCCATTCAAGACCTGATCCGTCGTTATCTGTCGACCAATGAAGACTTGAGCAAACTGGCCGAAAAGGCCGCGATCCAGCTCAACGACACCCATCCGGCGATTGCCGGACCGGAATTGATCCGGCTGCTGAGTGACGTCCATGGCATGGAAATGAACAAGGCGATCAAGGTTACTCGCGAATGTCTTGGTTATACCAACCACACCTTGTTGCCAGAGGCGCTCGAACGTTGGCCGGAGCATCTCTTTGCCCGCATCCTGCCGCGCCATTATCGCATCATCGAGATCATTCAGGATCAGCATCTCAAAGCCACTGGTTCTGACATCCGTATCATCGATCATGGCAACGTCAACATGGGCGAGCTGGCCTTCATCATGGCGCACCGTGTGAATGGCGTGTCGGCCCTGCATACCGAGTTGGTCAAGGAAACCGTCTTCGGGGATCTACACAAGGCCTATCCGGATCGTATCATCAACGAAACGAACGGCATCACGCCGCGTCGCTGGCTCTACAACTGTAACCAGCCGCTGCGCGAGTTAATCAACACCACGCTCGGCACCGAATGGCCGGATGATCTGGAGCGTCTGGAGCGCCTCAGCCAATATGCCGAGGATGCTGCATTCCAGGAACAGTTCACCGCCGCCAAGCGCAAGAACAAGGAAGATCTCATCAAATGGCTTGATGGTAAGACCAACGTCACCATCAATCCGGACGCCATGTTCGACGTTCAGATCAAGCGTATCCACGAATACAAGCGCCAGCTGATGAACCTGTTCGAAACGGTTGCCTACTGGAACGAGATCAAAGACAACCCGAACAAGAAATGGACCCCGCGCGTCAAGATCTTCGGCGGCAAGGCGGCTCCCGGTTACGCCATGGCCAAGCAGATCATTCATCTGATCAACGACGTGGCAACTGTCATCAACAATGATCCGGCAACCAAGGATTATCTGCAGATCGTCTTCCCGGCGAACTACAACGTGACCATGGCCGAAGTGCTGATCCCGGCTGCTGATCTGTCTGAGCAGATTTCCACCGCAGGCAAGGAAGCATCAGGCACGGGCAACATGAAGTTTGCCCTCAACGGCGCCCTGACCATCGGGACACTCGATGGCGCGAACGTCGAGATCCGCGAGCATGTCGGGCCGGAAAACTTCTTCCTTTTCGGCCTTACGGCATCTGAAGTCGTCGAACGCCGCAAGCAGCCCGAATATTCCCGTCGTGCCATCGAAGCCAGCCCGCGCCTTTACCGCGTGTTGAACCAAATTGCCAGCGGTGTCTTCTCGCCCGATGAGCAGCATCGTTACGGCTCCATCGTGCAGATGATGTACGAGAGCGACTACTTCCTCGTCACCTGTGACTTCGACGCCTATTTCGATTGTCAGCGCAAGGTCGACAAGGCCTACAAGGACACTGCAACCTGGACGAAAATGGCAATCCTGAACACGGCCAATGTTGGCTGGTTCTCCTCGGATAGGACGATCTTGGGCTACGCCAAGGATATTTGGGATACCAAGTCGCTTTATTAA
- a CDS encoding protein kinase, with product MTRASTARQTERKGLPKKTGGQQGSMAEQGQGNPLEVGAVLRQRFEILSHIGKGAHTDVYQARDLIAHQAGIPDSDVALKVLKMEPDTDPDIVHLIHREARRLRNLIHPNIVRVFDMDIDRHEAGDRHYMVMELLQGHTLAKALSAAPSHRLDPSLVEQFVQSIAAALACSHTSNILSMPTSNQPTSSSARMAKLS from the coding sequence ATGACTAGAGCGAGCACAGCGCGCCAGACCGAACGAAAAGGCCTGCCGAAAAAGACTGGTGGCCAGCAGGGCTCCATGGCGGAACAGGGGCAGGGCAACCCGCTCGAAGTTGGAGCAGTCCTCAGGCAGCGCTTCGAGATCCTGTCGCACATCGGCAAGGGAGCGCATACGGACGTTTATCAGGCCCGTGACCTCATCGCGCATCAGGCGGGCATTCCGGACAGCGATGTGGCGCTGAAGGTCCTGAAGATGGAACCGGACACCGACCCAGATATCGTCCACCTCATTCACCGCGAAGCGCGGCGGTTGCGCAATCTGATCCATCCAAACATCGTCAGGGTGTTCGATATGGATATCGACCGGCACGAAGCGGGAGACCGGCACTATATGGTGATGGAACTGCTGCAGGGGCACACCCTCGCCAAGGCCTTGAGCGCGGCACCGTCCCACAGGCTCGATCCATCCCTAGTGGAGCAATTTGTCCAGAGCATTGCAGCGGCATTGGCCTGCTCTCACACGAGCAACATCTTGTCCATGCCGACATCAAACCAGCCAACGTCTTCATCTGCAAGAATGGCCAAATTAAGCTGA
- the tagF gene encoding type VI secretion system-associated protein TagF, protein MQEPAYFGKIPTVADFLHQGLSMSKFDEWADVAASWFLGKLDDADPDWKARVVSAPLWRFLIPDGVIAESGFYGVMAGSMDKARRVFPFVVLIPQSIASASLDHVFRLSRILDGLESQTLGFLAGETDQTQFRDQLAGLMVNQPVLNSDAAPIDAGFRRYPATCFSDCHVRPDGLSVGSSFVLDRMPDRPKGGGAGDRWSLWWHEGASNRPAEVCIVNGLPYGPSFVSLFLANWNWYGWREETTTG, encoded by the coding sequence ATGCAGGAACCGGCCTATTTCGGCAAGATACCGACCGTAGCAGATTTCCTGCATCAGGGGCTGTCGATGAGCAAATTCGACGAATGGGCGGATGTGGCCGCGAGCTGGTTTCTCGGGAAGTTAGATGATGCTGATCCGGACTGGAAGGCCCGTGTGGTCAGTGCGCCGCTGTGGCGCTTCCTCATTCCCGATGGCGTGATTGCTGAATCCGGTTTCTATGGCGTGATGGCCGGTTCGATGGACAAGGCGAGGCGGGTCTTTCCCTTCGTCGTGCTCATCCCCCAGTCCATCGCATCCGCCTCGCTTGACCATGTCTTCCGATTGTCCCGGATCCTTGACGGACTGGAAAGCCAGACATTGGGGTTTCTCGCCGGTGAAACGGACCAGACGCAATTCCGGGATCAACTCGCCGGTCTGATGGTCAATCAACCGGTCCTCAATAGTGATGCGGCTCCCATTGATGCAGGCTTCAGGCGCTATCCGGCGACCTGTTTCAGCGACTGTCACGTGAGACCAGATGGGCTCAGCGTTGGTTCGAGCTTCGTGCTCGATCGGATGCCGGATCGCCCCAAGGGCGGGGGGGCAGGGGATCGCTGGTCTCTCTGGTGGCATGAAGGTGCGTCCAATCGTCCGGCGGAAGTCTGCATCGTCAATGGCTTGCCATATGGCCCTTCTTTCGTCTCGCTCTTTCTGGCCAACTGGAACTGGTATGGTTGGCGTGAAGAGACTACAACTGGATAA
- a CDS encoding protein phosphatase 2C domain-containing protein: MQIDGTRPLGKRAFQVEAASSKGRRHSHNEDAYLVNAEARIFAVADGMGGHREGYVASNAIVSVLGHVLTPQEDFEHRINTVSEAIHRANHSLFSQTQKEAAADISGSTLVSVILDEDYACCLWVGDSRLYLLRKDWLYLISEDHARQDGALTRAVGCMPDVEIDRRIIEIKEGDKLVLCSDGLIKGVNEEELADILSQGGEALAERLVAKAIVGGSLDDITVVLLEIVGDD; this comes from the coding sequence TTGCAGATAGATGGCACAAGACCCCTCGGCAAGAGAGCCTTTCAGGTGGAAGCCGCATCCTCAAAAGGCCGCAGACATTCCCACAACGAAGATGCCTATCTGGTTAACGCCGAGGCGCGCATTTTTGCTGTCGCCGACGGAATGGGCGGACACAGGGAAGGATATGTCGCGAGCAATGCCATCGTTTCTGTGCTCGGGCATGTCTTGACGCCTCAAGAGGATTTTGAGCACCGGATCAACACGGTCTCCGAAGCCATCCATCGCGCCAATCATTCGCTGTTCAGCCAGACACAGAAGGAAGCCGCCGCGGACATCTCCGGCTCGACGCTGGTCTCGGTCATTCTCGATGAGGATTATGCCTGCTGCCTCTGGGTTGGCGATTCCCGGCTTTATCTTCTGCGCAAGGACTGGCTTTATCTGATTTCCGAAGACCACGCCCGTCAGGATGGTGCGCTCACTCGCGCCGTCGGCTGCATGCCGGATGTCGAGATCGACCGTAGGATCATTGAGATCAAGGAAGGAGACAAGCTGGTCCTGTGCAGTGACGGTCTGATCAAGGGCGTCAACGAGGAAGAGCTGGCCGATATTCTCTCGCAGGGAGGAGAGGCCCTCGCCGAGCGTCTTGTCGCCAAGGCCATCGTTGGTGGCTCGCTCGATGACATCACGGTCGTCCTGTTGGAGATTGTTGGCGATGACTAG
- the glgB gene encoding 1,4-alpha-glucan branching protein GlgB codes for MTYISRRDAQAIQSGTHSDPYGILGLHEWEGKMVIRAFVPSAAKVEVLDWETGETIAELMREELAPDLFCNEIEGRTGRFAYKFRITKGDHIWVEEDTYRFGTVIGELDEYLLGEGTHHTLWKVLGAHVMNHEGVDGTHFAVWAPNARRASVVGNFNNWDGRRHLMRQRGVTGVWEIFLPGLSDGEPYKYELLDRQGHLLPLKADPVGFGSEHPPRTASIVRKLDGHDWQDEDWMKKRGDLNRIDKPISIYEVHLGSWRKVHDEGNRPLSYYELSQELVAYVKDMGFTHIELMPISEYPFDGSWGYQPIGLFAPTIRHGTLEEFRWFVEACHAADIGVLIDWVPGHFPEDVHGLGRFDGTALYEHEDRREGFHPDWNTLVYNFGRVEVANFLSANALYWLKEYHIDGLRVDAVASMLYRDYSREEGQWIPNKDGGRENYEAIDFLRSMNMLAYQEAEGIMTIAEESTAFPGVSAPTNYGGLGFGFKWNMGWMNDTLRYMSQDPIHRKYHHHDMTFGMHYAFSENFILPLSHDEVVHGKGSLLDRMPGYPADKFANLRAYYGYMWGHPGKKLLFMGGEFAQGDEWNHNKSLDWHLLDHDFQRGVQSLVRDLNRIYRETPALYELDAKPQGFQWIEVNAHEDSVFAWIRWGNEGSSPVLVVSNMTPVERQDYRMGVPMPGKWNEILNTDSSLYAGGGRGNLGAKETEDVASHGQSQSLSLTLPPLATLYFELERA; via the coding sequence ATGACATATATCTCCCGACGCGACGCGCAAGCCATCCAAAGCGGAACTCACAGTGACCCTTACGGCATTCTGGGGTTGCATGAATGGGAAGGGAAGATGGTCATCCGGGCCTTTGTCCCCTCTGCCGCAAAAGTCGAGGTTCTTGACTGGGAAACCGGCGAGACGATTGCCGAGCTCATGCGCGAAGAACTGGCGCCGGATCTGTTCTGCAACGAGATTGAAGGCCGCACCGGGCGTTTCGCCTACAAGTTCCGTATCACCAAAGGCGATCACATCTGGGTCGAGGAGGACACCTATCGCTTCGGTACGGTGATTGGTGAGCTTGATGAATATTTGCTGGGTGAGGGGACGCACCACACGCTCTGGAAAGTGCTCGGCGCGCACGTGATGAACCACGAAGGTGTCGATGGCACACACTTTGCCGTCTGGGCACCCAACGCCAGACGGGCTTCGGTCGTTGGCAACTTCAACAATTGGGACGGCCGCCGACACCTGATGCGCCAACGGGGCGTAACCGGCGTGTGGGAGATTTTCCTGCCCGGCCTCTCCGATGGCGAACCCTACAAATACGAGCTTCTTGATCGACAGGGCCACCTGTTGCCCTTGAAGGCTGACCCGGTTGGTTTCGGTTCCGAGCATCCGCCGCGCACCGCCTCCATCGTCCGCAAGCTCGATGGTCATGACTGGCAGGACGAGGATTGGATGAAGAAGCGCGGAGACCTCAACCGCATCGACAAACCGATCTCCATCTATGAGGTTCACCTCGGCTCCTGGCGAAAGGTCCATGACGAGGGCAACCGTCCACTTTCCTATTATGAGCTGTCACAGGAACTCGTGGCCTACGTCAAGGACATGGGCTTCACCCACATCGAGCTGATGCCGATCTCGGAATATCCCTTCGATGGCTCTTGGGGCTATCAGCCGATCGGCCTCTTCGCCCCGACCATCCGACACGGAACGCTCGAGGAATTCCGCTGGTTCGTGGAAGCCTGTCACGCTGCCGATATCGGTGTGCTCATCGACTGGGTGCCCGGCCACTTCCCCGAGGATGTGCACGGCCTTGGACGTTTCGACGGTACAGCTCTCTATGAGCATGAAGACCGCCGCGAAGGCTTCCACCCCGACTGGAACACGCTGGTCTACAACTTCGGCCGCGTCGAAGTCGCCAACTTCCTGTCCGCCAATGCGCTCTACTGGCTGAAGGAATATCACATCGACGGTCTGCGCGTTGATGCTGTGGCGTCCATGCTTTATCGCGACTATTCCCGCGAGGAAGGCCAGTGGATCCCCAACAAGGACGGCGGCAGAGAGAACTACGAAGCCATCGATTTCCTGCGCAGCATGAACATGCTTGCCTATCAGGAAGCCGAAGGCATCATGACGATTGCCGAGGAATCCACGGCGTTTCCGGGGGTCAGCGCCCCCACCAACTATGGCGGGCTGGGCTTTGGCTTCAAATGGAACATGGGCTGGATGAACGACACCCTGCGTTACATGTCGCAGGATCCGATTCATCGTAAATATCATCACCATGACATGACCTTCGGGATGCATTATGCTTTCTCGGAGAATTTCATTCTGCCGCTCAGTCACGACGAGGTTGTGCATGGCAAGGGCTCGTTACTTGATCGCATGCCCGGCTATCCGGCAGACAAATTCGCCAACCTGCGTGCCTATTATGGCTACATGTGGGGGCATCCGGGCAAGAAGCTGCTCTTCATGGGTGGCGAATTTGCTCAAGGCGATGAATGGAACCACAACAAGAGCCTTGATTGGCACTTGCTCGATCATGACTTCCAGCGCGGGGTGCAGTCGCTGGTTCGCGATCTTAACCGGATCTATCGAGAGACACCGGCACTCTATGAGCTGGATGCCAAGCCGCAAGGGTTCCAGTGGATCGAAGTCAATGCCCATGAGGATTCCGTCTTTGCGTGGATCCGTTGGGGCAATGAAGGTTCTTCACCGGTCCTCGTGGTCAGCAACATGACCCCGGTCGAGCGTCAGGACTACCGCATGGGTGTTCCGATGCCGGGCAAGTGGAACGAAATCCTGAATACCGACTCAAGCCTCTATGCCGGTGGTGGACGAGGCAACTTGGGTGCAAAAGAAACCGAAGACGTGGCGTCACACGGCCAGAGCCAGTCCCTGTCTCTGACCTTGCCGCCGCTGGCAACGCTCTACTTTGAACTAGAGCGGGCATGA